tttTGATTTCTGTAAACAACATCATCCACAAGTCTTTTTTTCAAGCGATCCATTCGATGGACGATTTGCTGCAATTGTTTTTTAACAATATTCAAAGAAATACCAAGTTCATTCATTGCGTAATCTCGGtgatttatataaattttattcactATGCTCGTATCATCGATTCGATAACGCTTGACACGAACATTAGCTCGAAATGTTACgttgaaaaataatgtgaGATTAACGGCCATTTTAGATATAGTTTGCTGCTGATCCAATTGAAAAACCTTTTTGGTCATTTGTTCGATTTTTCGTTCGTATAATTGTTTGTTATAACGTTGAAGATTGTACAGGTTTGATTGTGACGTTTTTCGAGTATTTTTTGTGCCAGaatgtgaaatgaatgtttcatAAGTAAAGAAATATAATTCAGATTTTGTTGTAAGTTTTAATTCGAAGGCAAAATTAAGATCATAGAAACTGACAGAATACAATGGGTTAAAGACAACCGCGGTCGACATGTTTAAATGCTGTGATTTAGAGATTGTCTGTAGCAATAGAAATGCCGAATTGGTTATGTCATAGCCATAAATTTGTACAGTGTCTTCATTTAGCTGATCAAAATAGAAGAAATTATCTTCACGAGAATAACTTAATgttattgaattcattttatacACAAGGGGTAAACGCATTCGCGCTACACCTTGGAAACCtaaaaaaatcttatttAGTAAGCCACAAAAAGAAATGAGCAATTATGATAAAACAAACCTTGTTTACTATCTTTCCATTGATAGATATATTGTTCATTATGAGTGGCTACTCCAACATAGTATCGATGTCCATTTGAAAATAGTTGCATATCGCgaataaaatatttcatttgaaaaaaattgaccagTTCGGCTATTCCATTATGATAACGGTATACAGCCCAATGTGTGGTATTTGCAACAACGATGAATCCTTGTGATTGAATCCGTAAAGTACGAATACGTAATGCGTGTTGAGCTGTCAAACAAATCATCTGATTTTGTtcacgattatcatcattggtgtTAATTTCTAACTGGAATTCCTCCAATTGTTTCCATCCGGAATCAATCAAAGAAACGAGTCGATATTTGTTCTGATCATAATGAAGAACATCAATCGCAACAACGCGTTCATGAATTTTAAACGAATGAAACAATTCTTTGTCGATTATTCTGGCACTATCTTGAACTTCATATAAACGAATCTCATATAGaccattgaaaattaaagcagctaaaaataattgatcagTATCATATTGGCGATAGAATTTCATCTGTATCAATGTTCCTGGAACTTTGAACGGGCTATGCATCGAAAGATTTGAAGAGTCTTGATCATAAACTAGATTTTGTGAACGATCCAGATGAAATGTGCGAACAACAAAactatgattgaaaaaatatactaaataatgatgattatgatgacgtTTATAATCTAATCCAATCATTGGTTGATTTTGGTTGACAAATTTATCGACAATTTGTTTTACAGATATATTGCGAATATCCAAATTTTCATACAAGCCTTTGTAGTTGAGCATCTGGTTGAACATTTCTGTAGCTTGATGTGTATTCGAATAGGTCGAATCCATTAGAAATTGGTTCTCgaacattttcattgcttCATTTGCAAGACgttgtttgtgttgttgaatgattattttcttttgtttctcGGTAAAATAACTTTGAGAACAAACTAAATGAAATAACATTAAACAAATGGATCCAAATATCCATAAAATTTCACGAAGCTTCATaatgaaaccaaaataattgacaaaaacaaaacgaagaaaaaaaagtacaacaaaataattatttgaCACTCTCATTATATATCAAAAAActtttgcaaaaaaattttactcATCAagttcaaaattatcaactgtttgaaaatcaaaatgaagaatcaaatttttaatcaaaaaaatttcccgcTCTTCGCAAACATCGATTGTATCGCGATagcattcattcaaaactCAGGcttgtttttaatttgtttttttttttgttctaaattgaatgaatgaaattaaaatttgtgctgaaattttttatccttagaaaattattattattgagaattgttttcgattacaattattgatttcgAAGTTTCTCAAGCATAATTCATTGTTGCAAACACTATGAATCCAACGCCCAATCAGAATTCTCAAAGTGGTTTTGTTCCTGGTCGTGGAGTTCCATTATATCCTGGAACCAGGCCATTGATGACAGGTTTTCAACCGCTGCAATATATAAACTATCCTCATTATAGTTACAATTCTTTTCTTCGGGCCAGTTATCAATATCCCGGGATGCATGGTTTACCGAATACTAGTAATAATAGTTATATGCCTGTTTCTGTTAATGCTATTAATCATCCAACATATTCCATGTATTCACATCAAATCTCGAATAATATGACTATGGTTAATCAATCTAAAGATCCAAAACAGCAACAGCTGCAAAATCCTTCGAATAATACTGCTCaagatcaaaataaaattttatcttCGAACACTTCAGCTAATTCCTCTAAAGAATTTGATCGTCAAAAGTTTAAAGAAGAACTTCTTTGTAAAAATGGACGTGAGAAAGAATGGCACTTGCGTTTGTTGGAAAATGATCGAAAACAAGTGGAAAACATGATGGAAGAAGCTGTTGAATTACAAatacattttcaaaatttccaGCGTGAATTCAACCAAATatcacaaacatcatcaacaatgagtGCTGAAGCATTGCAAAATTTCAATCTGTGGAATAGCTGGAAGGAAAATTTGCTTGCACGTCGTGATCAAACATTTGCCTTGCAAGAAGAAAGATTGGccaaattttatcaaaaagtACGTCTCAATGTCCCAATAATCGTTGAACAGCCAATTGCTGCAACATCAACGGAATCTGTTAAACCCTCTCATATCGAATTAATCAATCACCCACCTGAACAGCAAGATAAAGAAAGTCAACCTTTGGCAACATCTCCAATGCCAAAAATCAAGGAAGAATCTTTAAATCTTTTATCAGATAATGTTAAAATTCCTtctgataaacaaaaatctttgatAGTACCACCAACTACTCTATCGAAAATTGAcaagacaaaaataaaaaatgttattGATGCAAAATTTATGTCATCAGTGCAAAGTGCTTTGAATTATCAAGAAAAGATTAATCGAAATTCATTGTTTATATTAGAGAATAAGGAATTcacaaaatcattgaatgattttgccTTTCTTCGCAATCAAATAAGTTTCATTGATAACTTGATATCATTAGCCAGATCAAAACCTTTTGAAAATAAAGCAAAACATCCCGATTCGAAAACGACACCGGTTCCAATTACGAAGTCGACAGTAAATACGGCGGTTCAACCGATAAATATTTCGAAAAATCTCATGTCAAAACCGAATACATTACCAAATGTCCCAACTTCTAAACCCAATCAGGTATCTGCTTCTACAAGCTCTAAGCCAGGCCCTGAATCAACTTCTACAACTTCAATGTTGAAACAAGCTCGGCAGACTAATTCGGAAACCTCaccacagaaaaaaataaatccgaAATCTGCACCAAAAACTCCAATAAAGGCTCCTAATTCATCAAAACCTGATCctattgatcaaattcaaacaatcaaaattcaaatcacacATCCAGGTCAGCGTAAAGTTACTAGtgatataaaaattgataataaagcCATTGATCATACGGTAAGTTCATTGAGTAAAAATCCGGCAATCGAAGCATCGAAATCAACAACTGCTACAGTCGCTTCCAATTCAAAAGATCAACCTCGAACCAATAATATTCAAGTTCCAATTGTACATAACGATTCTCgtaattcaagaaaaaatggtgataCCAGAAGaaatcgaaataataatatatcgTTGATTACTAAGAAACCGGAAACTATTTACCAATCGTCATTGATTCCATCAAAAACGCATCTCCCACCATCTACTTCATATTATATGCCGGAATCACAACCTATTTTTGATCCAAAGAATAGTTTGCCTTCTCAAGCATCATTACAAACATCTTCATCCATGTTAAATACATATGCTAGAAATGATAACCCCATTCCATCATTGTCAGCACAAGATATGAACAGTTTCATCAAACGTGAACAAAAAAGTCTTGAAGATTTTCAAACCAAACCTTCACATTCATATGAAgatccaaattttttcactgtaCCGAGAAAATATTCGGAAGACCCATTATCCATAAAAGATTTATTGGATTTTCCAGGTCGTTCATATCGTCCATCCAAGATCGTGTTCATTATTCGCGGCTTACCAGGATCTGGAAAAACACATCTAGCTCGATtgataaaagaaaatgaagaagCGAATTCTCAACTCACTAAAATACGCTTGATTAGTAtggacaattattatttgagtGAACTTGATGATCACGATCGTTAtcgtaatgataatggaataTCTCGATCACCACCTATGAGGACTTATGATTTTGATCCATCCaaagaaattcaatataaatttatgtttttcaGAGATTTTAGGGAAATTATAACTGCAGGTTCTTACAATTTTATTATACTTGATTCAGTCAATTCAACTATAAATGATGTGCGAAATTTTTATACATGTgccatcgaaaaaaattatattccGTATGTAATCGAAATGGAAGCCATCGTACGACGATTATTAGACTATTGTACAGACTGTGAAGAAATTATTGCTTATTGTTATAAGCATAATCAACACGGACGTTCATTGGCTGAAATTCGATCTCTTTATAACGAATGGCAAATACTGCCTGAACAATATCTTCGTGTAAATGCCTTTccattgatggaaaaaagtcCCAAAGTAATTAAATCGCCGCCATCAACTAGaatcataataaatgaaaatgatctaACTACAATATCGGTAAGAATTATCCTTTATAATTTTATGCATAATCATAAGATTAAATATATTAATTCTTACGTTTAATGTACAAATAGAttccaaatcaatcaacacaAACGGATTCTTATtcaaaatggatgaataatCCTCCTCCTCCTCCCACTATAGCAACGTCATTGTCTTCATCAGGTTagcataattttttcaaatatgaatTTAAAGTATGCTGCAATGTTTATttatacattattattattattgtctaataatgaagaaaatctattgtttttgtttcgattgcTTTCATTAAAGCGCTAAtatatttataatcaataatgataacaacacTATGATCAATtagcgttttttttgtagccATGTATACATTTAATTGATAATTCTTTTTcccatttcatttgaatattgcTTATATTATAAAGATTCTTTTAGTTATGTTAATAGTGATTGTTATATGTTTGTTCATCGattgtgattgatttatttgcgCTGAATagtattctttttctttatatgtaaattttttgttttcttaaaGTTTTATGGCAGATGTTGTTTGAAATGCtgacgattatgatgattctaaCGATTATCATTGCTAATgctttttgttcattattgtaTTTAGTGGTGTGtggtgtatgtgtgttttgaaaatgacattttgtttattctttgatttctttaaatttgaatgaatttataaaatggataaaaaagtGTAAAATAACAAGAGATCGATATCTTTTTTATTAGGCAAATTGCaccaattttgaattttagtAGATGTAGAATTTTAGGGAGAAAATTTTACACAAGTGTTTGTTGAAGAAtgttgagagagagaagggtcttgtttgttgtttttgaaataaatagatTGAAATGTtcgtaaatttttaaaataaatcatGTTTACATTAGCtttacatacatacacacacacacacaccaccaccaccacactccatttgatttttattctatttatgtttttgttttatcctCTTTTCTGAGACGATTTCTTGATGGATTTTTTAAAGTGACTGTAAATAAATggaaacgaaataaaattattatttgagaGTTTccaattattcaaatgattgattgattgattgatcgctcgtttgattgattcttaAAAAGATTCTTTCCTTTCACAAATCATTGTATATATTTCAATAAGAATTGTATGCAGCATTATATGACAAATTATTTTGGTATTAAATAatgcaatcaaaaaattgaaatttgagcaattttttttcgtcatcgTTTTTAGATTattaccaacaacaatcatcacaacagcaacaatcgaatgaaataGTATCATCAAATTACCATTCGAATTTCTCATCACTgccatcaacaataatatcatcaccaaGAACACGTtactatgatgataatgataatgattttgaagaACGGAATAATCGATTGCCAAAACGAGTAAGTTTTTGTCTAcctatttttaaaataagATTTATCcaagcaatttttttctttaaaaaaaaatttaaccatCTAACTTAGTCACGTTTTGATGACGGAAATAATATAACAATGATGGGCACAGATTCGAATCCAAACCAGTGgccaaaatcaaatgaaagtCTTGCATATCCGCATCAATCTGCTAGTTATTCTTCAACGTACTATCATGGTTCAGATCGAAGATATTATTAATTGGTAAACAAGATTTTatacaaacaatttttattctttcggctttttttgaaaaaaatgaaaggccaaaagaaaaattgatttattattaaacttcttttttaattttataaaaTGAGTACGTGAGTTATAAATTTAgctaaattaaaaaaaaacttatatGGATGATTAACttcattttttctgatgactATGGTCATTCATGGCCATCataattgttttcatttttccatttttttgtttcatcaaattttgtaATGCCCGAGATTCCATAACAAGTGGTAATTGTGCTTGAAATGTGAGAGAATGACGCCATTTCATTCTACGATTctataaagaaaaacaacgagcaaaaattattattattattttaaataatattttgtttctttgtataattgaaaaaatgaactcAAGTGTTCAACacgaaatttttattatagtTTTACATGTCTCTTGAATCTATGAATTTGTTAACATTGTAAACATAATTCTTCATAATTCCTATTCTCCCTTTCGAAATAATCATATCCATACATACACATAGATATGTTCATTGTAAATTGTTTTGAACATTTAAACtggatcgattgattgattgaatgacgaacatcatcatcgagatGTTATGATGCTCATAAACGATAATTTGctgaataattgatttgcTATTGGCCTATTGAAAGgcaaagtgaaaaaaaagtcattgtTGTATATTGCCACCATAtgtattgttgatttttatccATAAATTATTTGGCAAGCTATTAATTGTAACCGATTGTTGTTAAATTGACGCAATAataacttcatcatcataataataatcgaaatgaCGCGAGTGaagaaaagcaaaaattttcttcctCTTTTACATTCTTggttcaattcattcattcattcatatattgaataattgaaCAATATTATAACCAAAAATTGAGCCATCGtctttcatcaaataataaatgggTATAAATCGttatatttgatttggaATGGATGTGCAAGTGtatgttatgatgattaataataaacaaatagCCGAAAAACAGCATTCATACTCAATGATGGCTGAATCTTTAAAATAACAATTTATCTTAATCTATTTATGCACTTTAAAATCATATTAGGTTGGTTAAAATCATATGTGTTGTGTTTGTAAAATTGGTTCGATCATAATGACACATATTTTAGAAGAATTGCttttttgatcatctttctcattattatcaatcgaaattgat
This is a stretch of genomic DNA from Dermatophagoides farinae isolate YC_2012a chromosome 2, ASM2471394v1, whole genome shotgun sequence. It encodes these proteins:
- the LOC124499087 gene encoding uncharacterized protein LOC124499087, which translates into the protein MNPTPNQNSQSGFVPGRGVPLYPGTRPLMTGFQPLQYINYPHYSYNSFLRASYQYPGMHGLPNTSNNSYMPVSVNAINHPTYSMYSHQISNNMTMVNQSKDPKQQQLQNPSNNTAQDQNKILSSNTSANSSKEFDRQKFKEELLCKNGREKEWHLRLLENDRKQVENMMEEAVELQIHFQNFQREFNQISQTSSTMSAEALQNFNLWNSWKENLLARRDQTFALQEERLAKFYQKVRLNVPIIVEQPIAATSTESVKPSHIELINHPPEQQDKESQPLATSPMPKIKEESLNLLSDNVKIPSDKQKSLIVPPTTLSKIDKTKIKNVIDAKFMSSVQSALNYQEKINRNSLFILENKEFTKSLNDFAFLRNQISFIDNLISLARSKPFENKAKHPDSKTTPVPITKSTVNTAVQPINISKNLMSKPNTLPNVPTSKPNQVSASTSSKPGPESTSTTSMLKQARQTNSETSPQKKINPKSAPKTPIKAPNSSKPDPIDQIQTIKIQITHPGQRKVTSDIKIDNKAIDHTVSSLSKNPAIEASKSTTATVASNSKDQPRTNNIQVPIVHNDSRNSRKNGDTRRNRNNNISLITKKPETIYQSSLIPSKTHLPPSTSYYMPESQPIFDPKNSLPSQASLQTSSSMLNTYARNDNPIPSLSAQDMNSFIKREQKSLEDFQTKPSHSYEDPNFFTVPRKYSEDPLSIKDLLDFPGRSYRPSKIVFIIRGLPGSGKTHLARLIKENEEANSQLTKIRLISMDNYYLSELDDHDRYRNDNGISRSPPMRTYDFDPSKEIQYKFMFFRDFREIITAGSYNFIILDSVNSTINDVRNFYTCAIEKNYIPYVIEMEAIVRRLLDYCTDCEEIIAYCYKHNQHGRSLAEIRSLYNEWQILPEQYLRVNAFPLMEKSPKVIKSPPSTRIIINENDLTTISIPNQSTQTDSYSKWMNNPPPPPTIATSLSSSDYYQQQSSQQQQSNEIVSSNYHSNFSSLPSTIISSPRTRYYDDNDNDFEERNNRLPKRSRFDDGNNITMMGTDSNPNQWPKSNESLAYPHQSASYSSTYYHGSDRRYY